TGAGCACGCGGGCGCTGTCGAGCGCGGTGAGCAGCACGGCGTGGCCGGAGAGATCGTTGAACTCGGCACTGGAGGCGATGGTGGTGCCGATGCTCGGCCAGGTGCGGCCGTTCTTGTCGGGGTTGTCGTCGACGATGGCCTGCAGCTCGCTGAGGTCGGTGCCCATGTGGTAGGCCAGCGTAGGCACCATCTGTGCGGCGCCGAAGCCCACCGCGGGCACGCCGCGATCGAGGTGGTGACGGAGCTGCGCGGTGAGGTCACTCATCTGGCGACGGTAACGAGCGTATTGAGCGCGAATGTCGGCGGCGGACGCAACCGGGGCGCGGGTGATAGTGGAGGCTTTGGCGCCGTCGGCCGGCTTGCGGAAGGCCACCATCATGGTGCCGAGCCAATAGCCGTAATTAAAACGGTGATCGAGGTATTCGCCGCCGAGGCACTCGACCATGCGTTGGGCGGAGGCCAGCGAGAAGTAGTTGAGGTGCTGGTGAAACACCTGATCGAAGCGGTTGATCGTGAGCAGCGTGTCGAGGCTCGGAATCTCGATCATGAACAACGCTCCCGGACGGGCATGGGCGTAGATCGGGCGGAGCGACTCCAAGGGGTTGTCGACGTGCTCGAGGGTGTGCACCGAAACCACGAGATCGGGACGTTCCGGCAGGTCCTCGGCGGTGATCTCCTCGACGTATTTGCCGAACACGCGGATCTCGCCGGCTTCGGCGGGCTGATGGTCTTTCCAGATCGGATCAAAGCCGGTCAGGTGGGTGGCGCGGGACTGCAGTTTCTTGAGCAGGTAGAGGTCGTTGCAGCCCACTTCGGCGACGGACTCGAAGTGACGGTCGCCCGCCACGTCTTCGATGAAGCGATGGAAGAAATCGTTACCGCGGGTCGAGATCGGGCTGAGCGAAGAGCGGTGCGTGTAGGTGTCCTGATAAAGGTAGATCGGATCGACCGAGTCGCGCAGCTGACCGTGACCGCAGGCGGTGCAGCGCAGCAGCGCTTGGTCAAACTCCGGATAATCGGCGCGGGTTTGCGGCGAGACGAAGATTCCGGTCAGCGGCAGGCGCGGCAGGTCGAGCACCTCTTCCAGGGCGTTGCAACCGCAGGCAGAGCAGCAGGTGCGTTGGTGAGTGGCGACTTTCTCGGCGCGGGGTTGGGTAAGCGTGGTGGGCATCGGCGGTGCGGCGGTGAAGGTTGAGGATCGGGTGTAGTGTTAAAGTGGTGACGCCTCAGGCGGCGGCGCTGAGCGCGGGGAGCGGGGTGACAGTGCTCGGGGCGGCGGACAGGAATTGGAACGCGGCGGCGAGGTCGGCCGCGGAGGCCGGATGCGGGCGGCGGACCTGGTTGGTCGTGGCAAAGGGCAAGGCGGCCGGGGCGGCGGCGGCATCAAATACGACCTGCGGCACATCGCTGAAGTGAGCGGCACAGGACACGCCCGAGCTGTAACCGAGGTAACCCTGGACGGTTTCGAGGAGCGCGAGTTGCGTCATCGTATCCATGCCGAGATCGGCGGCGCGGTAGGCCCCGGCGCCGAGACGCCAGCAGAACTCCACTGGGTCGTCGCCCAGCACCAGAAATTCACATTCTCCCGGGCGGGCATGGCGGGCGAAGAACTCCATCCATTGGGACACGAGCGATAAGGGATCATCGGCCTGGGCAAAAACCGCCCGCGGCACATGCACGGCGTAGAGTCGCGCGGCGAAGTGACGGCGGAACATCCGGGCGTCGCGGCGAGCGGTGTCGGACCAGTGTAGCCGCGGGGTCACGCGACGGGCGGCGCTGAGCTCCGCGAGCGGCGCAAAATCAACGGTGGCTTCGTCGGCGGCCGGTGCGGGCAACGGTAGCGCCACGGGGCGATTCTCCGCGGCGGTGGTTTCGACTTGAAACGCGAATCCGGAGGCCGCGAAGACGCGGCGCAGCAACATTTCGCCCTGCGGCCAACGCGGGGACGTGCCGCGGAGGGTTACCCGCAAAGCGGAGACGTCGTCGCCGTTGGTCGTGCCGTGGGTCCAAGCGTTCAGCTCCGCCCGCATGCGCAGCAGGAGGGCATCGGCCAGCGACGGCGTGCGCTGGGTGAGATCCCAGCTGATCGCAGCGCCGGCGGCGGTGGATTGAGCGTTGGACGTGGGGCGAGACATCAGGCGGCGGCGGGGAAGGTCACCATCGTGTGCACGGCCTGGCCCTGGCGCATGGCAGTGATGGCTTGGTTGATGTCGGTGAGCGCGGTGCGGTGCGTGACCATGCCGCGCGGATCGAAGCGTCCGCCGCGCATGGCGCGGAGGTAACGCGGGATGTCTTCGGCCGGGCGGCTGGACCCGCCTTCGGTGCCGGTGAGCACCTTGCCGAAATGAAGTGGCAGCGTATTGAGCGAAAACTGACGGTCGTGGCGCATCACGCCGATGAGCACGAGACGACCGGTGCGGCCGAGCAGTTGCCAGGCTTGATCGAGCACGGCGGGTTGACCGGTGCCGTCGATCACGACATCCACCGCCTCGCCGTCGAGCAGGTTGCGCACGCTTTCGACGAGGTCGTAGTTGGAGGTGTTGACGGTGTGGGTAGCGCCGAACTGGGACGCCTTTTCGAGTTTGTTGGGCAACAGGTCGGCGGCGATCACCGGGTAGGCCCCGGCGAGGCTGGCGGCCTGAATGGCGCCGAGGCCGATGCCACCCGCGCCGATCACGAGGACCGACTCCCCGATCTCCACTTTGGCCTCGCGGGTGACGGTGCCGAAGCCGGTGGTGAGGGTGTCGGCGAGCAGCGCGGCGACTTCGAAGTCGACGTTCTCGGGGATGACCGTGAGGCGATTCTCCGAGACGACGGTGAACTGTTGGAAGGTGGTGATGTTGCCGGCGTTGATGACCTGGGAGCCGCGGCGATAGGAGACGGGCTTGGCGTTGATGCCTTTGCCCGGACGCCAGTGCAGCACGACGTGATCTCCGGGCTTCACCTGCGTGACCTCGGGACCAACCTCACGCACGATGCCGCCGGCCTCGTGGCCGAGCAGGTGCGGCAGGTAGCGGTCGGGGCCTTTGGCGCCGTCGATCTCACCGATCTGCGAACCACAGATGCGCGTCGCGCGCACCTCGACCAGCACATGGCCGTAGCCGAGCGCGGGCAGTTCGATCTCGTCGATCTCCAACGGAGCACGTTGCTCCACCAAAATGGCAGCCTGGGTTTTCATGGGATGAAACGGGGAGAACCACGAAACACACGAAATACACGAAAGCCTTCAGCCAGCTGGTCGGTGCTTTGATCGGAGTATTC
This portion of the Actomonas aquatica genome encodes:
- a CDS encoding class I SAM-dependent methyltransferase — translated: MPTTLTQPRAEKVATHQRTCCSACGCNALEEVLDLPRLPLTGIFVSPQTRADYPEFDQALLRCTACGHGQLRDSVDPIYLYQDTYTHRSSLSPISTRGNDFFHRFIEDVAGDRHFESVAEVGCNDLYLLKKLQSRATHLTGFDPIWKDHQPAEAGEIRVFGKYVEEITAEDLPERPDLVVSVHTLEHVDNPLESLRPIYAHARPGALFMIEIPSLDTLLTINRFDQVFHQHLNYFSLASAQRMVECLGGEYLDHRFNYGYWLGTMMVAFRKPADGAKASTITRAPVASAADIRAQYARYRRQMSDLTAQLRHHLDRGVPAVGFGAAQMVPTLAYHMGTDLSELQAIVDDNPDKNGRTWPSIGTTIASSAEFNDLSGHAVLLTALDSARVLIPHLIQKNARYLLVPNNPF
- a CDS encoding zinc-binding dehydrogenase, giving the protein MKTQAAILVEQRAPLEIDEIELPALGYGHVLVEVRATRICGSQIGEIDGAKGPDRYLPHLLGHEAGGIVREVGPEVTQVKPGDHVVLHWRPGKGINAKPVSYRRGSQVINAGNITTFQQFTVVSENRLTVIPENVDFEVAALLADTLTTGFGTVTREAKVEIGESVLVIGAGGIGLGAIQAASLAGAYPVIAADLLPNKLEKASQFGATHTVNTSNYDLVESVRNLLDGEAVDVVIDGTGQPAVLDQAWQLLGRTGRLVLIGVMRHDRQFSLNTLPLHFGKVLTGTEGGSSRPAEDIPRYLRAMRGGRFDPRGMVTHRTALTDINQAITAMRQGQAVHTMVTFPAAA